A stretch of Triticum aestivum cultivar Chinese Spring chromosome 1D, IWGSC CS RefSeq v2.1, whole genome shotgun sequence DNA encodes these proteins:
- the LOC123166744 gene encoding auxin-responsive protein IAA16 isoform X2, with translation MAWKGSKDEEERGLELSLGLPGYFSGSPGQEGLEEKGGRRGAAGAGAKGRNNGSKPRPAAAAPVVGWPPVRSFRRNLASSSSKPPAAEPHHGAGGKADCSIYKGRFVKINMDGVPIGRKVDLKAHGSYGKLADAVDHLFQGLLAAQRDESSCAAGEKHAAITGLLDGSGEYTLVYEDDEGDQMLVGDVPWDMFIATAKRLRVLRSSDLNASSLRAAVSRKRGAAEC, from the exons atggcttGGAAAGGGTCGAAGGATGAGGAAGAGAGGGGGCTTGAGCTGAGCCTCGGCCTGCCTGGCTACTTCTCCGGATCACCAGGCCAAGAAG GCTTGGAGGAGAAGGGAGGCCGCCGTGGTGCTGCTGGTGCTGGAGCAAAGGGAAGAAACAACGGCTCCAAGCCaag GCCGGCGGCCGCCGCTCCGGTCGTGGGATGGCCTCCGGTGCGCTCCTTCCGGCGCAACCTTGCCTCCTCCTCGTCCAAACCGCCAGCCGCCGAGCCACACCACGGCGCGGGCGGCAAGGCTGATTGCAGCATCTACAAGGGCCGGTTCGTGAAGATCAACATGGACGGCGTCCCCATCGGCCGGAAGGTGGACCTTAAGGCGCACGGCAGCTACGGCAAGCTCGCCGACGCCGTCGACCACCTCTTCCAGGGTCTCCTCGCTG CTCAAAGGGACGAGAGCTCCTGCGCGGCGGGGGAGAAGCACGCGGCGATCACGGGGCTGCTGGACGGCAGCGGCGAGTACACTCTGGTGTACGAGGACGACGAGGGCGACCAGATGCTGGTCGGGGACGTGCCATGGGA CATGTTCATCGCCACCGCGAAGAGGCTGCGCGTGCTGCGGAGCTCGGATCTGAACGCGTCCTCG CTACGAGCGGCGGTGAGCCGGAAGAGGGGAGCGGCCGAGTGCTGA
- the LOC123166744 gene encoding auxin-responsive protein IAA16 isoform X1 codes for MAWKGSKDEEERGLELSLGLPGYFSGSPGQEGLEEKGGRRGAAGAGAKGRNNGSKPSRPAAAAPVVGWPPVRSFRRNLASSSSKPPAAEPHHGAGGKADCSIYKGRFVKINMDGVPIGRKVDLKAHGSYGKLADAVDHLFQGLLAAQRDESSCAAGEKHAAITGLLDGSGEYTLVYEDDEGDQMLVGDVPWDMFIATAKRLRVLRSSDLNASSLRAAVSRKRGAAEC; via the exons atggcttGGAAAGGGTCGAAGGATGAGGAAGAGAGGGGGCTTGAGCTGAGCCTCGGCCTGCCTGGCTACTTCTCCGGATCACCAGGCCAAGAAG GCTTGGAGGAGAAGGGAGGCCGCCGTGGTGCTGCTGGTGCTGGAGCAAAGGGAAGAAACAACGGCTCCAAGCCaag CAGGCCGGCGGCCGCCGCTCCGGTCGTGGGATGGCCTCCGGTGCGCTCCTTCCGGCGCAACCTTGCCTCCTCCTCGTCCAAACCGCCAGCCGCCGAGCCACACCACGGCGCGGGCGGCAAGGCTGATTGCAGCATCTACAAGGGCCGGTTCGTGAAGATCAACATGGACGGCGTCCCCATCGGCCGGAAGGTGGACCTTAAGGCGCACGGCAGCTACGGCAAGCTCGCCGACGCCGTCGACCACCTCTTCCAGGGTCTCCTCGCTG CTCAAAGGGACGAGAGCTCCTGCGCGGCGGGGGAGAAGCACGCGGCGATCACGGGGCTGCTGGACGGCAGCGGCGAGTACACTCTGGTGTACGAGGACGACGAGGGCGACCAGATGCTGGTCGGGGACGTGCCATGGGA CATGTTCATCGCCACCGCGAAGAGGCTGCGCGTGCTGCGGAGCTCGGATCTGAACGCGTCCTCG CTACGAGCGGCGGTGAGCCGGAAGAGGGGAGCGGCCGAGTGCTGA